Genomic segment of Actinomycetes bacterium:
GGCGAACGGGCAGCCGCCGATGCCACCCGCGCTGGAGTCGAGCACGCTCGCACCGGACTCGTACGCAGCCAGGGCGTTCGCGTAGCCTGTGTTGCGGGTGTTGTGGAAGTGCGCCCGCAGCGGGATGCCACCGGTGATCGCGGCGACGCGGGGGAACAGGTCGCGCACCTGGACCGGTACGCCGACGCCGATCGTGTCGGCCAGCGCCAGCTCGTCCGGCGGCGTCTGCATGACCCGCTCGACGAGGGCGGTCACCGTCTCCGGGGCCACCTCGCCCTCGAACGGGCAGCCGAACGACGTCGACACGGTCACCGAGGTGCGCAGCCCGGCCGCCTTCGCCCGGGCGCCGATGCGGTGCCACGCGGCCACGCACTCGTCGACGCTCACGCCCTGGTTGCGCCGGCTGAACGTCTCGGTAGTGATCACCACGTAGTTGACCTCGTCGACGCCGGCGGCCAGCGCCCGGTCCAGGCCGCGCTCGTTGAGCACCAACCCGATGTAGGAGACGTCGTCGCGGCGCGGCAGCGCGGCCATCACCGCCTCGGCGTCGGCCATCTGCGGCACCCGGCCCGGGTGCACGAAGCTGACCGCCTCGACCCGCCGGACCCCGGCGGCGACCAACCGCTCGATCAACGCCACCTTGGCGGCGGTGTCCAGCAGCGTCGCCTCGTTCTGCAGCCCGTCGCGGGGCGCCACTTCAACGATCTCAACCGACGTCATCTCACTCCTTGTGCATACAAAATGCAGAACGGTGGAAACAATCTGCATACAGGGGCTTGTGCTACTTCAACGGACTCCCTACTTTGCATACAAAACCCACGGGAGGAGCCTGATGGCGCAAGCCGCTGAGCGAGCCCACCTGCGGCTGCGCGCGGCCATCCTCAAGGGTGAGTATCGCTCCGGTGAGCGGCTTGGGGAGGTCGAGCTGGCCGAGTCCTTGCACGTCAGCCGGACCCCCGTCCGGGAGGCCCTGCACCGCCTGGCCGCTGAGGGCCTGGTGGAGATCGAGGCCAACCGAGGTGCGCGGGTTGCGCACTGGAGCCGCGAGGACCTGGAAGAGATCTATGAGCTGAGGGCGCTACTCGAGGGCTCCGCCGCCCGGCGGGCGGCGGAGCGGGCCGACGACGAGGTCCTGGCCGCGTTGGGCGGTCTCTGCGACGCGATGGACATGGCGGCGCGCCCCGGCCGGCATCGGGACCTGGACCGGGTGGCCGCGCTCAACGCGGAGTTCCACGGGCTGATCATGGCCGCCTCAGACAGCTCCCGGCTGGCCGCGATGCTCGGCCAGGTCGTGCACGTGCCCTTGGTGGCCCGCACGTATCACCGCTACGACGAGGCCGCGCTCGCCCGGAGCATGGGCCACCACCGTGAGCTGGCGGCTGCCATGCGGTCGCACGACGGCCCGTGGGCCGAGTCGGTGATGCGCTCGCACGTTCACGCTGCGCGCTGCGTACTGTCCGCTGCGCTCGAGGACGGCACGCCACCTGACGAGCAGGAGGTGGGTTCATGAGTATCGGGCCGTTGAGTGACCTGCGAGTCCTCGAGATGGGGCAGCTGCTCGCTGGGCCGTTCTGCGGCCAGCTGCTCGGTGACCTCGGTGCCGAGGTGATCAAGGTGGAGCCGCCGGGCGTGGGAGACCCGATGCGCCAGTGGGGTCGCGAGAAGCCGCATGGCAAGTCGCTGTGGTGGCCCGTCGTGGCGAGGAACAAGAAGTCGGTGACCGTCGACCTGCGCACCGAGGCCGGTCAGGACCTGGTCCGGCAGCTGGTCGCGAAGTCGGATGTCGTCGTGGAGAACTTCCGCCCCGGCACGCTGGAGCGCTGGGGACTGGGGTTCGACCGGCTAGCTGCGATCAACCCGGGGATCGTGCTGGTGCGGGTCACCGGGTTCGGGCAGACCGGCCCCTACGCGCCTCGCGCCGGGTACGGGGCGATCGGCGAGGCCATGGGCGGACTGCGCTACGTGACCGGAGACCCCGACCGGGCGCCGTCCCGCACCGGGATCTCCATCGGAGACTCGTTGGCCGGGACGTTCGCCGCCCTCGGCGCACTGGCCGCGGTGCACCATGTGCGCAACGGCGGCCCGGGCCAGGTGGTCGACTCGGCCATCTACGAGGCTGTGCTCGGGCTGATGGAGTCCCTGGTCACCGAGTGGGACGCCGCCGGCTACCAGCGGCAGCGGACCGGGCCGATCCTGCCGAACATCGCTCCCAGCAACGTCTACCCGACGGCTGACAGCCAGACGGTACTCATCGCCGCGAACCAGGACAGCGTGTTCCGCCGGCTGGCCGCCAGCATGGACGCGCCGGAGCTGGCGGACGACCCGCGCTACGCAACCCATGGCGCCCGGGGGGAGAACCAGGTGGAGCTCGACGACCTGGTCTCCGGTTGGACGGCGACGTTCGACGCCGACCAGCTGCTGGAGCTGCTGCACGAGGCCGGGGTGCCGGCCGGGCGGACCTACCGGGCCGAGGACATGCTGCGCGACCCGCAGTTCGTCGCCCGCGAGTCGATCGTGCGGGTGCCGGACAAGTCGTTCGGCCCACTCGCCATGCAGAACGTCTTCCCACGCCTGTCCGCGACGCCTGGCTCGATCCGCTGGACCGGTCCCGACCTCGGCGAGCACAACGACCAGGTGTTCGGCGACATCCTCGGGCTGTCCGTCGACGAGGTCGCCGCCCTCCGCACCGCCGGAACCATCTGACCCGTTCGCCACCACCTCCCCGTCCCCCCCGTACCGAAGGGCACGCGCGTGACGTGCCGACTCGGAGTCGACGTCGGTGGCACCTTCACCGACCCTCGACTTCATCGAGAACGCGCTGCGGAATGCGCGGTACGAGATGGACGCGGTGCTCTTCCGCACCGATATGTCGCCGGGCATCCGGGAGAAGCACCGAAGGTGCCATGCCGGGGTTGCACCTCGTTTGGGGCTAGCCGAGCGCACCTGCGCACCCCTACGCTTCGGCGGACCAGTCGGTCCTCGCCGTCCCAGGAGGAGTTGTCATGCGGATCTCGGACATCCTGCGCAGCAAGGGCTCATCGGTCATCACGATCTCGCCGCAGGCCACGGTCGACTCCCTGCTCGCGCTGCTGGCCGAGCACCACGTCGGCGCGCTCGTCGTGTCGGGTGACGGCTCGTCCGTCGACGGCATCGTCAGCGAGCGGGACGTCGTC
This window contains:
- a CDS encoding GntR family transcriptional regulator, with protein sequence MAQAAERAHLRLRAAILKGEYRSGERLGEVELAESLHVSRTPVREALHRLAAEGLVEIEANRGARVAHWSREDLEEIYELRALLEGSAARRAAERADDEVLAALGGLCDAMDMAARPGRHRDLDRVAALNAEFHGLIMAASDSSRLAAMLGQVVHVPLVARTYHRYDEAALARSMGHHRELAAAMRSHDGPWAESVMRSHVHAARCVLSAALEDGTPPDEQEVGS
- a CDS encoding hydroxymethylglutaryl-CoA lyase, coding for MTSVEIVEVAPRDGLQNEATLLDTAAKVALIERLVAAGVRRVEAVSFVHPGRVPQMADAEAVMAALPRRDDVSYIGLVLNERGLDRALAAGVDEVNYVVITTETFSRRNQGVSVDECVAAWHRIGARAKAAGLRTSVTVSTSFGCPFEGEVAPETVTALVERVMQTPPDELALADTIGVGVPVQVRDLFPRVAAITGGIPLRAHFHNTRNTGYANALAAYESGASVLDSSAGGIGGCPFAPNATGNIATEDLVYLLHRSGVDTGLDLTAVADTGTWVAQQLGKAEAPALLGRAGGFPA
- a CDS encoding CoA transferase: MSIGPLSDLRVLEMGQLLAGPFCGQLLGDLGAEVIKVEPPGVGDPMRQWGREKPHGKSLWWPVVARNKKSVTVDLRTEAGQDLVRQLVAKSDVVVENFRPGTLERWGLGFDRLAAINPGIVLVRVTGFGQTGPYAPRAGYGAIGEAMGGLRYVTGDPDRAPSRTGISIGDSLAGTFAALGALAAVHHVRNGGPGQVVDSAIYEAVLGLMESLVTEWDAAGYQRQRTGPILPNIAPSNVYPTADSQTVLIAANQDSVFRRLAASMDAPELADDPRYATHGARGENQVELDDLVSGWTATFDADQLLELLHEAGVPAGRTYRAEDMLRDPQFVARESIVRVPDKSFGPLAMQNVFPRLSATPGSIRWTGPDLGEHNDQVFGDILGLSVDEVAALRTAGTI